In Odontesthes bonariensis isolate fOdoBon6 chromosome 6, fOdoBon6.hap1, whole genome shotgun sequence, one genomic interval encodes:
- the LOC142381824 gene encoding histone H1-like produces MAEEAPAPAPAKAPAKALAKSPKKKAAPRAAKDGPSLSKLIVAAVAESKERKGMSLAALKKMLAGNGVDVTKSNKRINTAVTKLVTAGTLSQTKGTGASGSFKLAKKEPKAAKPVKKVVKKKAPVKAKKPAAKKTTAAKKPAAKKPAAAAKKSPKKAPAKKPAAAKKPAAAKKSPKKPAAKKPKAAAAKKPAAKKTAAKKPAARKAKK; encoded by the coding sequence ATGGCAGAAGAAGCTCCAGCACCCGCACCGGCCAAAGCCCCGGCTAAAGCCCTGGCCAAGTCCCCGAAGAAGAAGGCCGCTCCCCGGGCCGCCAAGGACGGACCCAGCCTCTCCAAGCTCATCGTGGCCGCCGTGGCCGAGTCCAAGGAGCGCAAGGGCATGTCTCTGGCGGCGCTCAAGAAGATGCTGGCCGGGAATGGCGTCGACGTCACCAAGTCCAACAAACGCATCAACACCGCCGTCACCAAGCTGGTCACCGCCGGCACCCTGAGCCAGACCAAGGGCACGGGGGCCTCCGGATCCTTCAAGCTGGCCAAGAAGGAGCCCAAAGCCGCCAAACCGGTGAAGAAGGTGGTTAAGAAGAAGGCTCCTGTTAAAGCCAAGAAGCCCGCCGCCAAGAAGACCACCGCGGCCAAGAAGCCCGCCGCCAAGAAACCCGCAGCAGCGGCAAAGAAGTCCCCCAAGAAGGCTCCGGCTAAGAAACCCGCCGCCGCCAAAAAGCCCGCAGCAGCCAAGAAGAGCCCCAAGAAGCCCGCCGCTAAGAAGCCCAAAGCGGCCGCAGCCAAGAAGCCCGCAGCCAAGAAAACTGCCGCCAAGAAGCCCGCAGCCAGGAAGGCCAAGAAGTGA